A part of Brassica rapa cultivar Chiifu-401-42 chromosome A05, CAAS_Brap_v3.01, whole genome shotgun sequence genomic DNA contains:
- the LOC103869307 gene encoding protein disulfide-isomerase 5-3: protein MVSPTKLKSMDFYRKIPRDLTEASLSGAGLSIVAALVMMLLFGMELSSYLAVNTTTAVVVDKSADGDFLRIHFNISFPALSCEFASVDVSDVLGTNRLNITKTIRKFPIDPHLKTTGEEFHSGHGSHDINHGEETKEEIPDGSVPLVSSSFDSFSKHFPLLIVNFNAPWCYWSNRLKPSWEKASSIIYHKYNPETDGRVLLGSVDCTEEAELCKRNHIQGYPSIRIFRKGSDLKEDHGHHEHESYYGDRDTDSIVKMVDELVAPIHPETHKLDLDGISNKTLKHLKKAPVTGGCRVEGYVRVKKVPGNLIISAHSGAHSFDSSKMNMSHVVSHLSFGRMFSPRLLTDMRRLLPYIGQSHDKLNEKAFINQHEFGANVTIEHYLQVVKTEVITRRTAQEHSLVEEYEYTAHSSIAQTYYLPVAKFHFELSPMQIMITENPKSFSHFITNLCAIIGGVFTVAGILDSIFHNTIRLVKKVELGKNF, encoded by the exons ATGGTTTCCCCTACAAAACTCAAATCCATGGATTTCTACAG GAAAATCCCGAGAGATTTGACAGAGGCGTCTCTGTCAGGCGCTGGCTTATCCATTGTTGCTGCTCTCGTTATGATGCTTTTGTTCGGAATG GAGCTGAGTAGTTATTTGGCGGTCAACACTACCACAGCTGTCGTCGTTGACAAGAGCGCTGATGGCGACTTCTTACGCATTCATTTCAACATCAG TTTTCCTGCCCTTTCATGTGAATTTGCATCCGTTGATGTGAGTGACGTCTTGGGAACT AATAGGCTGAATATAACAAAAACAATTCGCAAGTTTCCAATTGATCCGCATTTAAAGACCACTGGTGAAGAGTTCCACTCTGGCCATGGATCACATGACATCAACCACGGAGAAGAAACTAAGGAAGAGATTCCTGATGGTTCCGTACCACTTGTCAGTAGTAGTTTTGATTCATTTTCAAAACA CTTTCCTCTATTGATTGTTAACTTTAATGCACCATGGTGCTACTGGAGTAACCGTCTG AAACCGTCGTGGGAGAAAGCATCTTCAATTATATACCACAA ATATAATCCCGAAACTGATGGGCGTGTTCTTCTCGGAAGCGTTGATTGCACAGAAGAAGCTGAGCTATGTAAGAG GAATCATATACAAGGCTATCCATCTATTCGGATTTTCCGCAAAGGCAGTGACCTTAA AGAGGACCATGGACACCACGAACATGAATCTTACTATGGAGATCGGGACACTGATAGTATAGTTAAG ATGGTGGATGAACTGGTGGCACCTATCCACCCGGAGACCCACAAGCTAGATTTGGATGGTATATCCAACAAGACATTGAAACATCTTAAAAAGGCACCAGTTACAGGAGGTTGTAGGGTTGAAGGTTATGTGCGTGTAAAGAAG GTTCCAGGAAACCTTATTATCTCAGCTCATTCAGGAGCTCATTCGTTCGACTCTTCTAAAATGAACATGTCGCATGTTGTTAGCCATCTTTCATTTGGGAGGATGTTTTCACCTAGGTTGTTGACCGATATGAGGCGCTTGTTGCCGTACATCGGCCAAAGCCATGACAAGCTCAATGAGAAAGCATTCATTAATCAACACGAGTTTGGTGCCAACGTTACT ATCGAACACTACCTTCAAGTGGTCAAGACAGAGGTCATTACAAGAAGAACAGCTCAAGAACATTCATTGGTTGAGGAATATGAATACACCGCTCACAGCAGCATAGCTCAGACTTACTACTTACCCGTTGCAAAGTTTCACTTTGAGCTCTCTCCCATGCAG ATTATGATAACTGAAAACCCAAAGTCCTTCTCACACTTCATCACAAACCTTTGCGCCATTATTGGTGGTGTTTTCACG GTAGCGGGAATACTAGATTCTATTTTCCACAATACAATAAGACTGGTGAAAAAGGTGGAGCTGGGGAAAAACTTTTGA
- the LOC103869308 gene encoding early nodulin-like protein 3 → MVGDLKNMTLHGFGLMCLFMIVSEAYAREFAVGGAKGWTVPSGSQVYSQWAEQSRFQIGDSLLFVYQPNQDSVLQVTRDAYDSCNTDAPTAKFADGKTSFALTHSGPYYFISGNKNNCQKNEKLVVIVMADRNGNTTTSSPPLPSPAPAPSVESPPSPPPMTGPFETPAPTPTPTQETPNSAASPSSSFVAALLVAAFASTLFLH, encoded by the exons ATGGTTGGAGACCTAAAGAACATGACGCTTCATGGGTTCGGTCTTATGTGTCTGTTCATGATCGTTAGCGAGGCCTACGCTAGAGAGTTTGCGGTAGGTGGTGCAAAAGGTTGGACCGTCCCTTCAGGTTCTCAAGTTTACAGTCAATGGGCAGAGCAAAGCAGATTCCAAATCGGCGACTCTCTGC TGTTCGTCTACCAACCAAACCAAGACTCAGTTCTCCAAGTCACAAGAGACGCTTACGACAGCTGCAACACGGATGCACCAACCGCTAAGTTCGCTGATGGCAAAACTTCTTTCGCATTAACACACTCTGGACCATACTATTTCATCAgcggaaacaaaaacaactgCCAGAAAAACGAGAAGCTAGTGGTCATCGTCATGGCTGACAGAAACGGCAACACCACCACATCATCACCACCACTGCCGTCTCCAGCTCCTGCTCCCTCGGTAGAGTCCCCTCCTTCTCCACCGCCAATGACAGGACCCTTTGAGACACCAGCACCCACACCTACTCCAACTCAAGAAACTCCAAATAGTGCAGCTTCCCCATCTTCTTCCTTTGTGGCTGCTCTTCTTGTAGCTGCCTTTGCTTCCACTCTATTCCTACACTAA
- the LOC103869311 gene encoding DNA polymerase I B, chloroplastic/mitochondrial isoform X1 has protein sequence MGVSLRHFSPSSFWVSRRPRASSSVLSLLVPHHRILTRKVVITNGNARYCTATASGGSHGFQHSGRQGSSTVEFSGEWKLSVGSKTAIMVPPTVKLTGAVSAWRKGEVNQDDASGNGSNYFRSFVPKIDYGNYQTLENQLESRGDVVTTVDREMNGFALQKSQRGPLVALPRKNVKAGEKIDDKNTVTISKVGKRTDLSKVRANLTKIYNRVRVVDNVSTAKEIVAKLVNQYRDLVHACDTEVSRIDVKSETPVDHGELICFSIYCGSEADFGDGKSCIWVDVLGENGKDVLAEFKPFFEDSSIKKVWHNYSFDNHIIRNYGIKLSGFHGDTMRMARLWDSSRQTSGGYSLEALTSDPRVLGGTDTKEEAELFGKTSMKTIFGKGKLKKDGTEGKVVVIPPVEELQKDDREAWISYSALDSISTLKLYESMKKQLQAKKWFLDGKLVSGKNMFDFYQEYWQPFGELLATMEAEGMLVDREYLAQIEIVAKAEQEVAVSRFRSWASKHCPDAKHMNVGSDTQLRQLFFGGITNSCNGEDLPYEKLFKVPNVDNVIEEGKKRATKFRNIKLHRISDSPLPTEKFTASGWPSVSGATLKALAGKVSAAYDFTELAADDNSLEENIGGDEEFMSLPDEILETENSDTSVESDTSAFGTAFDAFGGGESGKEACHAIASLCEVCSIDSLISNFILPLQGSNVSGKDGRVHCSLNINTETGRLSARRPNLQNQPALEKDRYKIRQAFIASPGNSLIVADYGQLELRILAHLARCKSMMEAFVAGGDFHSRTAMNMYPHIREAVENGEVLLEWHPQPGQEKPPVPLLKDAFASERRKAKMLNFSIAYGKTAIGLSRDWKVSVEEAQETVNLWYNDRQEVRKWQELRKKEAIQNGYVLTLLGRARKFPAYRSRAQKNHIERAAINTPVQGSAADVAMCAMLEITTNERLNELGWKLLLQVHDEVILEGPSESAELAKSIVVDCMCRPFNGKNILSVDLSVDAKCAQNWYAAK, from the exons ATGGGGGTCTCTCTCCGCCACTTCTCTCCCTCTTCTTTCTGGGTCTCGCGCCGTCCTCGCGCTTCTTCTTCCGTTCTTTCGTTACTCGTTCCTCACCATAGAATCCTTACCAG AAAAGTAGTTATCACAAATGGAAATGCTAGATATTGCACTGCTACAGCTTCTGGTGGTTCCCATGGGTTTCAGCACTCAGGTCGTCAAGGGTCTTCTACCGTTGAGTTTAGTGGAGAGTGGAAACTTAGTGTTGGATCTAAGACTGCCATAATGGTTCCACCAACTGTGAAACTAACCGGAGCTGTAAGTGCTTGGAGAAAAGGGGAAGTCAATCAGGATGATGCTTCTGGTAACGGCAGTAACTATTTCAGAAGCTTCGTCCCAAAGATAGATTATGGAAACTACCAGACCTTGGAGAACCAGCTAGAATCCAGAGGTGACGTTGTTACAACGGTTGATAGAGAGATGAATGGCTTTGCGCTACAGAAGAGTCAAAGAGGACCTCTCGTAGCGTTGCCAAGGAAGAATGTTAAGGCTGGGGAGAAGATAGATGACAAGAATACGGTAACCATTTCCAAAGTGGGAAAACGGACCGACCTGTCCAAAGTCCGTGCGAACCTCACAAAGATATATAACAGGGTTCGTGTTGTGGATAATGTGTCTACCGCAAAGGAAATTGTGGCTAAGCTCGTGAATCAATATAGGGATCTTGTCCATGCTTGCGATACAGAG GTGTCGAGGATTGATGTAAAGAGTGAAACACCTGTGGACCATGGTGAGCTTATATGTTTCAGTATATATTGTGGATCAGAAGCAGACTTTGGAGATGGAAAATCATGTATATGGGTGGATGTTCTTGGCGAAAATGGCAAGGATGTCTTGGCTGAGTTTAAGCCTTTTTTCGAAGACTCATCCATTAAAAAA GTATGGCATAACTACAGCTTTGATAACCACATTATAAGAAACTACGGAATCAAGCTTTCTGGTTTTCATGGTGATACAATGCGCATGGCACGGTTGTGGGATTCGTCTAGACAGACATCGGGTGGTTATTCTCTGGAAGCACTCACAAGCGACCCAAGAGTTCTCGGGGGAACTGATACAAAGGAGGAAGCAGAACTATTCGGTAAAACATCAATGAAGACGATCTTCGGCAAGGGAAAACTGAAGAAAGATGGAACCGAGGGGAAAGTGGTGGTCATCCCACCTGTTGAAGAGCTGCAAAAGGATGATCGAGAAGCTTGGATTTCCTACTCTGCGCTGGATTCGATAAGCACGCTAAAGCTTTACGAGAGCATGAAGAAACAACTGCAGGCGAAGAAATGGTTTCTTGATGGGAAGCTAGTTTCGGGAAAGAACATGTTTGATTTCTACCAAGAGTATTGGCAACCTTTTGGTGAGCTTCTCGCTACAATGGAAGCGGAGGGGATGCTAGTAGATAGGGAGTATCTTGCGCAGATTGAGATTGTAGCCAAGGCAGAACAGGAAGTTGCTGTTTCTAGGTTCAGGAGTTGGGCCTCCAAGCATTGTCCTGATGCAAAGCATATGAACGTTGGCAGTGACACTCAATTAAGACAGCTATTTTTCGGTGGCATTACTAATAG TTGTAATGGTGAGGATCTTCCATATGAAAAACTTTTCAAAGTCCCCAATGTTGACAATGTGATTGAAGAAGGCAAAAAAAGAGCCACAAAGTTCAGGAATATCAAACTGCATAGGATTAGTGACAGTCCTTTGCCTACTGAAAAGTTCACCGCCTCAGGGTGGCCTTCTGTTAGTGGAGCTACTTTGAAAGCCTTAGCTGGGAAAGTCTCTGCAGCGTATGACTTTACAGAGCTCGCTGCAGATGATAATTCTCTAGAAGAAAACATCGGAGGAGATGAGGAGTTTATGTCGCTACCAGATGAAATTTTGGAAACGGAGAACTCAGATACATCTGTTGAATCAGACACATCTGCTTTTGGAACAGCGTTTGATGCGTTTGGTGGGGGTGAAAGTGGAAAGGAGGCTTGCCATGCAATTGCTTCATTATGCGAAGTTTGCTCCATTGATTCtttaatatcaaattttattctTCCCTTGCAG GGAAGTAATGTGTCTGGCAAAGATGGTCGTGTCCACTGCTCCCTGAATATCAACACTGAAACTGGGCGGTTGTCAGCTAGAAGGCCAAATTTGCAG AACCAACCTGCGTTGGAGAAAGATCGGTACAAGATCCGTCAGGCCTTTATAGCGTCACCTGGAAATTCTCTCATTGTTGCTGATTATGGGCAG CTGGAACTTAGGATTCTGGCACATCTTGCTCGTTGCAAAAGCATGATGGAAGCTTTCGTGGCCGGTGGTGACTTTCACTCAAGAACAGCCATGAATATGTATCCACATATTCGTGAAGCTGTCGAAAATGGTGAAGTGCTCCTTGAATGGCATCCACAACCTGGACAGGAGAAGCCACCAGTGCCATTATTAAAG GACGCCTTTGCTTCCGAGAGAAGAAAAGCTAAGATGCTCAATTTTTCGATTGCTTATGGGAAGACTGCTATTGGGCTTTCTAGAGACTGGAAG GTTTCGGTAGAAGAAGCTCAAGAGACAGTTAATCTCTGGTATAATGACAGACAAGAAGTCCGGAAATGGCAAGAACTACGCAAGAAAGAAGCTATACAAAATGGGTATGTGCTGACTTTGTTGGGAAGGGCTCGTAAGTTCCCTGCGTACCGTTCACGTGCCCAAAAGAACCATATCGAACGAGCAGCAATCAACACTCCTGTTCAG GGAAGTGCGGCTGATGTTGCTATGTGCGCTATGCTGGAGATAACAACAAATGAACGTTTAAACGAGCTTGGTTGGAAGCTGCTTCTACAA GTTCATGATGAAGTAATCTTGGAAGGACCAAGTGAATCAGCCGAGTTAGCTAAATCAATAGTTGTGGACTGCATGTGTAGACCATTCAACGGCAAGAACATTCTCTCAGTCGATTTGTCTGTTGATGCCAAGTGTGCTCAGAACTGGTATGCTGCTAAGTAA
- the LOC103869310 gene encoding protein LHCP TRANSLOCATION DEFECT: MASISSCTAPSASLFSSTTKPINSSSSSSSSVRLSSRFLGTRVVKLRIGLGPSNGSRATCWFKFGKNGVDAENAGIYGSQSRDDFDRDDVEQYFNYMGMLAVEGTYDKMEALLNQNIHPVDILLMLAASEGDKPKIEELLRAGADYTVKDADGRTALDRASSEEIRDLILGSLTQKA; encoded by the exons ATGGCTTCCATTTCATCATGCACAGCTCCTTCTGCGAGCTTATTCTCCTCTACCACCAAACCTATCAacagttcttcttcttcttcttcctcagtaAGGCTCTCCTCTCGGTTTCTTGGAACTCGAGTTGTGAAGCTCCGGATAGGACTCGGACCCTCCAACGGGTCTAGAGCCACTTGCTGGTTCAAGTTCGGAAAGAACGGCGTTGATGCTGAGAATGCTGGAATCTATGGCAGCCAATCACGTGATGATTTCGATAGAGATGACGTCGAACAG TATTTCAACTACATGGGGATGCTTGCGGTTGAAGGAACCTATGATAAGATGGAGGCTCTTCTCAACCAAAACATTCATCCTGTAGATATTCTTTTGATGTTAGCAGCCTCAGAAGGAGACAAGCCTAAGATCGAGGAGCTCCTCAGAGCCGGTGCTGACTACACTGTTAAGGACGCTGATGGAAGAACCGCTCTTGACAGAGCCAGCAGTGAGGAGATCCGTGATTTGATCCTTGGATCTCTCACTCAAAAGGCTTGA
- the LOC103869312 gene encoding probable serine/threonine-protein kinase PBL23: MMLGLLHHQNLVNLVGYCADGDQRILVYEYMQNGSLEDHLLELVRNKKKPLDWDTRMKVAAGAARGLEYLHETADPPVIYRDFKTSNILLDEEFNPKLSDFGLAKVGPTGGETHVSTRVMGTYGYCAPEYALTGQLTVKSDVYSFGVVFLEMITGRRVIDPTKPTQEENLVTWVIIYSNILHMQSLLFIGVFLNG, translated from the exons ATGATGTTGGGTCTCTTACATCATCAAAACCTTGTTAATTTGGTTGGTTATTGCGCAGACGGTGATCAACGCATTCTTGTCTATGAATATATGCAAAATGGCTCATTAGAAGATCATCTTCTCG AATTGGTGCGGAACAAGAAGAAGCCGTTGGATTGGGACACAAGGATGAAAGTTGCAGCAGGAGCAGCGAGAGGGCTTGAGTATCTACACGAAACAGCTGATCCTCCTGTGATCTATAGAGACTTCAAAACCTCCAACATATTACTTGACGAAGAATTCAACCCGAAGCTTTCGGATTTCGGTTTAGCTAAAGTCGGTCCGACCGGTGGAGAGACTCACGTCTCGACCAGAGTGATGGGAACGTACGGCTACTGTGCGCCTGAGTATGCTCTCACCGGACAGCTCACTGTGAAGTCCGATGTGTACAGCTTCGGAGTAGTGTTCTTGGAGATGATCACGGGAAGAAGAGTGATCGACCCGACAAAACCAACTCAAGAAGAGAATCTAGTCACTTGGGTAATTATATATAGTAACATACTTCACATGCAAAGTCTCTTGTTTATAGGCGTTTTCTTGAATGGATGA
- the LOC103869309 gene encoding vascular-related unknown protein 3 has protein sequence MENSALSNVVRRTVISNQQRTIQEGLEESSWDMYVETEDGISHYEDSSMISDAASPIIYVEEDTASSPSNRTKGCSEMENNTTEGKTMNNSKTEEKGLNKKGIMNEEYCAELKKRGLCLVPLSMLYNYIG, from the exons ATGGAAAACTCAGCACTAAGCAATGTCGTGAGGCGAACAGTAATCTCTAATCAACAGAGAACAATACAAGAGGGTCTAGAAGAGAGTAGTTGGGATATGTACGTTGAAACCGAAGATGGTATCAGCCATTATGAAGATTCTTCCATGATCTCAGATGCTGCGTCTCCTATAATCTATGTCGAAGAAGACACGGCGTCATCTCCGTCTAACAGAACCAAG GGTTGCAGTGAAATGGAGAACAATACGACAGAAGGAAAAACCATGAACAATTCTAAAACTGAG GAGAAAGGATTGAATAAGAAAGGGATAATGAATGAAGAATATTGCGCAGAACTGAAGAAGAGAGGACTTTGTTTAGTGCCTTTGTCGATGTTGTACAACTACATTGGTTGA
- the LOC103869311 gene encoding DNA polymerase I B, chloroplastic/mitochondrial isoform X2 — MGVSLRHFSPSSFWVSRRPRASSSVLSLLVPHHRILTRKVVITNGNARYCTATASGGSHGFQHSGRQGSSTVEFSGEWKLSVGSKTAIMVPPTVKLTGAVSAWRKGEVNQDDASGNGSNYFRSFVPKIDYGNYQTLENQLESRGDVVTTVDREMNGFALQKSQRGPLVALPRKNVKAGEKIDDKNTVTISKVGKRTDLSKVRANLTKIYNRVRVVDNVSTAKEIVAKLVNQYRDLVHACDTEVSRIDVKSETPVDHGELICFSIYCGSEADFGDGKSCIWVDVLGENGKDVLAEFKPFFEDSSIKKVWHNYSFDNHIIRNYGIKLSGFHGDTMRMARLWDSSRQTSGGYSLEALTSDPRVLGGTDTKEEAELFGKTSMKTIFGKGKLKKDGTEGKVVVIPPVEELQKDDREAWISYSALDSISTLKLYESMKKQLQAKKWFLDGKLVSGKNMFDFYQEYWQPFGELLATMEAEGMLVDREYLAQIEIVAKAEQEVAVSRFRSWASKHCPDAKHMNVGSDTQLRQLFFGGITNSCNGEDLPYEKLFKVPNVDNVIEEGKKRATKFRNIKLHRISDSPLPTEKFTASGWPSVSGATLKALAGKVSAAYDFTELAADDNSLEENIGGDEEFMSLPDEILETENSDTSVESDTSAFGTAFDAFGGGESGKEACHAIASLCEVCSIDSLISNFILPLQGSNVSGKDGRVHCSLNINTETGRLSARRPNLQNQPALEKDRYKIRQAFIASPGNSLIVADYGQLELRILAHLARCKSMMEAFVAGGDFHSRTAMNMYPHIREAVENGEVLLEWHPQPGQEKPPVPLLKDAFASERRKAKMLNFSIAYGKTAIGLSRDWKVSVEEAQETVNLWYNDRQEVRKWQELRKKEAIQNGYVLTLLGRARKFPAYRSRAQKNHIERAAINTPVQGSAADVAMCAMLEITTNERLNELGWKLLLQVHDEVILEGPSESAELAKSIVVDCMCRPFNGKNILSVDLSVDAKCAQNWYAAK; from the exons ATGGGGGTCTCTCTCCGCCACTTCTCTCCCTCTTCTTTCTGGGTCTCGCGCCGTCCTCGCGCTTCTTCTTCCGTTCTTTCGTTACTCGTTCCTCACCATAGAATCCTTACCAG AAAAGTAGTTATCACAAATGGAAATGCTAGATATTGCACTGCTACAGCTTCTGGTGGTTCCCATGGGTTTCAGCACTCAGGTCGTCAAGGGTCTTCTACCGTTGAGTTTAGTGGAGAGTGGAAACTTAGTGTTGGATCTAAGACTGCCATAATGGTTCCACCAACTGTGAAACTAACCGGAGCTGTAAGTGCTTGGAGAAAAGGGGAAGTCAATCAGGATGATGCTTCTGGTAACGGCAGTAACTATTTCAGAAGCTTCGTCCCAAAGATAGATTATGGAAACTACCAGACCTTGGAGAACCAGCTAGAATCCAGAGGTGACGTTGTTACAACGGTTGATAGAGAGATGAATGGCTTTGCGCTACAGAAGAGTCAAAGAGGACCTCTCGTAGCGTTGCCAAGGAAGAATGTTAAGGCTGGGGAGAAGATAGATGACAAGAATACGGTAACCATTTCCAAAGTGGGAAAACGGACCGACCTGTCCAAAGTCCGTGCGAACCTCACAAAGATATATAACAGGGTTCGTGTTGTGGATAATGTGTCTACCGCAAAGGAAATTGTGGCTAAGCTCGTGAATCAATATAGGGATCTTGTCCATGCTTGCGATACAGAG GTGTCGAGGATTGATGTAAAGAGTGAAACACCTGTGGACCATGGTGAGCTTATATGTTTCAGTATATATTGTGGATCAGAAGCAGACTTTGGAGATGGAAAATCATGTATATGGGTGGATGTTCTTGGCGAAAATGGCAAGGATGTCTTGGCTGAGTTTAAGCCTTTTTTCGAAGACTCATCCATTAAAAAA GTATGGCATAACTACAGCTTTGATAACCACATTATAAGAAACTACGGAATCAAGCTTTCTGGTTTTCATGGTGATACAATGCGCATGGCACGGTTGTGGGATTCGTCTAGACAGACATCGGGTGGTTATTCTCTGGAAGCACTCACAAGCGACCCAAGAGTTCTCGGGGGAACTGATACAAAGGAGGAAGCAGAACTATTCGGTAAAACATCAATGAAGACGATCTTCGGCAAGGGAAAACTGAAGAAAGATGGAACCGAGGGGAAAGTGGTGGTCATCCCACCTGTTGAAGAGCTGCAAAAGGATGATCGAGAAGCTTGGATTTCCTACTCTGCGCTGGATTCGATAAGCACGCTAAAGCTTTACGAGAGCATGAAGAAACAACTGCAGGCGAAGAAATGGTTTCTTGATGGGAAGCTAGTTTCGGGAAAGAACATGTTTGATTTCTACCAAGAGTATTGGCAACCTTTTGGTGAGCTTCTCGCTACAATGGAAGCGGAGGGGATGCTAGTAGATAGGGAGTATCTTGCGCAGATTGAGATTGTAGCCAAGGCAGAACAGGAAGTTGCTGTTTCTAGGTTCAGGAGTTGGGCCTCCAAGCATTGTCCTGATGCAAAGCATATGAACGTTGGCAGTGACACTCAATTAAGACAGCTATTTTTCGGTGGCATTACTAATAG TTGTAATGGTGAGGATCTTCCATATGAAAAACTTTTCAAAGTCCCCAATGTTGACAATGTGATTGAAGAAGGCAAAAAAAGAGCCACAAAGTTCAGGAATATCAAACTGCATAGGATTAGTGACAGTCCTTTGCCTACTGAAAAGTTCACCGCCTCAGGGTGGCCTTCTGTTAGTGGAGCTACTTTGAAAGCCTTAGCTGGGAAAGTCTCTGCAGCGTATGACTTTACAGAGCTCGCTGCAGATGATAATTCTCTAGAAGAAAACATCGGAGGAGATGAGGAGTTTATGTCGCTACCAGATGAAATTTTGGAAACGGAGAACTCAGATACATCTGTTGAATCAGACACATCTGCTTTTGGAACAGCGTTTGATGCGTTTGGTGGGGGTGAAAGTGGAAAGGAGGCTTGCCATGCAATTGCTTCATTATGCGAAGTTTGCTCCATTGATTCtttaatatcaaattttattctTCCC TTGCAGGGAAGTAATGTGTCTGGCAAAGATGGTCGTGTCCACTGCTCCCTGAATATCAACACTGAAACTGGGCGGTTGTCAGCTAGAAGGCCAAATTTGCAG AACCAACCTGCGTTGGAGAAAGATCGGTACAAGATCCGTCAGGCCTTTATAGCGTCACCTGGAAATTCTCTCATTGTTGCTGATTATGGGCAG CTGGAACTTAGGATTCTGGCACATCTTGCTCGTTGCAAAAGCATGATGGAAGCTTTCGTGGCCGGTGGTGACTTTCACTCAAGAACAGCCATGAATATGTATCCACATATTCGTGAAGCTGTCGAAAATGGTGAAGTGCTCCTTGAATGGCATCCACAACCTGGACAGGAGAAGCCACCAGTGCCATTATTAAAG GACGCCTTTGCTTCCGAGAGAAGAAAAGCTAAGATGCTCAATTTTTCGATTGCTTATGGGAAGACTGCTATTGGGCTTTCTAGAGACTGGAAG GTTTCGGTAGAAGAAGCTCAAGAGACAGTTAATCTCTGGTATAATGACAGACAAGAAGTCCGGAAATGGCAAGAACTACGCAAGAAAGAAGCTATACAAAATGGGTATGTGCTGACTTTGTTGGGAAGGGCTCGTAAGTTCCCTGCGTACCGTTCACGTGCCCAAAAGAACCATATCGAACGAGCAGCAATCAACACTCCTGTTCAG GGAAGTGCGGCTGATGTTGCTATGTGCGCTATGCTGGAGATAACAACAAATGAACGTTTAAACGAGCTTGGTTGGAAGCTGCTTCTACAA GTTCATGATGAAGTAATCTTGGAAGGACCAAGTGAATCAGCCGAGTTAGCTAAATCAATAGTTGTGGACTGCATGTGTAGACCATTCAACGGCAAGAACATTCTCTCAGTCGATTTGTCTGTTGATGCCAAGTGTGCTCAGAACTGGTATGCTGCTAAGTAA